TCCTCCTCGTTCCCTCCCCGCCTGCCGTCGCCTGCGACCTTAGCCGTCGGTCGCGCATGGCACGATCGGCAGCAGACGGTTTCCTGCTCAGGGGAGAGGCGCGCTGTGTTCTGGTTCTTGCTGATCGCGATGGTCGTGGTCGTCGCCGCGGTCACGCTCGCGGTGGTCGGCGGCGGGGGGAGCGAGATCCTTCCGGACGCGGCCCCCGAGCAGCTCGTGGACCCGTTGCCGGTGGCCCGTCCCGTGGGGCGCGCCGACATCGAGGCGCTGCGGCTGCCGCTCGCGCCGCGGGGCTACCGGATGGCCGATGTGGACGACGTGCTTGACAGGCTGGGCGCCGAGATCGCCGAGCGGGACGCCCGGATCCTGCAGTTGGAGTCGGCGCTGGCCGAGCCGAGGCAGTCGGGCGGCGGCATGTCCGACAAGCGTCCGGAGCCCGGGCCGGGCGAGCAGGGCGGCGGCGTGAGCGGCGGCATGTTCGACGAGGAGCCTGAGCCGGGCGGGCGGTCGGAGCCCGAGCCGGGAGAGCGGCAGGGCGACCTGTTCGACAAGCGTCCGGAGCCCGGGCCGGACGAGGAACAGCGATGACGGGCGGCGGCGCGATCACGGGCCCCGACGGTCGGCTGCGCTGCCCCTGGGGTGTGTCGACCCCGGACTACGTCGCCTATCACGACGAGGAATGGGGCCGCCCGGTCCACGGGGACGACGCCCTGTTCGAGCGGCTCTCCCTGGAGGCGTTCCAGTCCGGCCTTTCCTGGATCACCATCCTGCGCCGCAGGGAGACCTTCCGGAAGGCCTTCGACGGCTTCCGTGTCGCCGCGGTCGCCGGCTTCACCGAAGCCGACCAGGAACGCCTGCTCTCGGACCCCGGCATCATCCGCAACCGCGCGAAGGTCGAAGCGACGCTCGCGAACGCACGCGTGCTGGCGGAGTGGAGCCCCGGTGAGCTGGACACGCTGGTCTGGTCGTACGCCCCCGACCCCGCGGCCCGGCCCGTGCCGCGCACGACGGCGGACGTGCCCGCCGTCACGGACGAGTCCAAGGCCCTCTCCAGGGACCTCAAGAAGCGCGGCCTGCGGTTCATCGGCCCCACCACGGCGTACGCCCTGATGCAGGCGTGCGGACTGGTCGACGACCATCTGGCGGACTGCGTCGCCCGCCGTGCCTGACGCGGCACCTGTCGTGTGCGGGCATGACGATGCCCCGGCGCGGTCGTACCGTGCCGGGGCATCGCGAGAACAGAAAGATGTGGGCGCCTTCTGCGTCAGCCGACGACCTTCTTGAGGGCGTCACCAAGGGCGTCAGCCTCGTCCGGTGTCAGCTCGACGACGAGCCGACCGCCGCCTTCGAGCGGAACGCGCATGACGATGCCCCGCCCCTCCTTGGTCACCTCGAGCGGGCCATCACCCGTCCGCGGCTTCATGGCCGCCATGCTCGTTCCCCTTCCTGAAACCAGCTCATCGTCAGCCGACGGCCCCTGGGTGGGCACACGTCACCGGCATCGAACACATTGCTTCCTGGCCATTATCCCGCATGGCGGGACCCGATGACCAACATCGGTCTGCATCGCTTGCGCAACGCGCTTTCGCAAAACCACCCAATTCGGGGATCCGCCTGCGATACTTCGCCATCGCGTTCTCGCCGGGGGGTGCGTTTTCCGGGTGTGCCCTTTGAGCCAGGTCACATACCGGTGCGTATGTCCGGCCCAGGCGATCTCCGCCATGCTGGGGCCGACACGATCACCGCGATCGACACGAGCACGCCGCGAAGGGGACACCACATGGCCGACACCGTGCTGTACGAGGTCAACGACGGACTCGCCACCATCACGATCAACCGGCCCGAGGCCATGAACGCGATGAACGTCGAGGCCAAGGAGGCGCTCCGGGACAGCCTGCGCGCCGCCGCCGCGGACACCGCCGTCCGGGCGGTCCTGCTGACCGCCACCGGCAAGGCGTTCTGTGTGGGCCAGGACCTCAAGGAGCACGTCACCCTCCTGATGTCCGACAAGCAGCAGGGCACCCGGCACACCATGATTACGGTGCGCGACCACTACAACCCCATCGTGCGGGCACTCACCGAGATGCGTAAGCCGGTGGTCGCCGGGGTGAACGGCGTCGCGGCCGGGGCCGGATTCGGGTTCGCGCTGGCCGCCGACTACCGGGTGGTCGCCGACTCGGCGAAGTTCACCACCGCTTTCGCGGGGGTCGCGCTGACCGCCGACTCCGGGGTCTCCTGGACACTGCCCCGTCTGATCGGCGCGAGCCGAGCCGCCGACCTGTTGTTCTTCCCGCGTTCGATCTCGGCGCAGGAGGCGTACGACCTGGGCATCGCGAACCGGGTCGTCCCCGCCGACCGGCTTGCCGCCGAGGCGGAGTCGGTCGCCCGGGACCTGGCGGACGGCCCGACGGTCGCCTATGCGGCGATCAAGGAATCGCTGGCGTTCGGCTCGTCGCACTCGCTGGCCGATTCGCTGGAGAAGGAGGACGAACTCCAGAGCCTGGCAGGCGCCTCCGAGGACCACGGCATCGCGGTCCAGGCGTTCCTCGACAAGGAGAAGCCCCGGTACCTGGGCCGCTGATCCGCATCCGGGGCTTCGCCGCTCGTACGATCCGCCCGACGCCGCAGCACGGCGTCGGGCGGGCGCGCGGAATCAGGACCCGCCTCGATTCCGGGTGACGACCCGGGGAGGGGGCGAGGGGGTGCGTTCACGCCGCGAAGTCCCGCCGCGCGAGACTCAGCCGCGCCGCACGGCGCACAGCAGCCCGTCTCCCACCGGCAGCAGCGACGGCAGGAGCACCTCGCTCTCCCGGACCGCCCGCAACAGCTCCCGCATCCGCAGCACATCGACCGGCTGTGCCGCCGCGTCCACCGTGCGGCCATCCGCGAAGGCCCCTTCGAAGCACACAAGACCCCCAGGTCGCAGCAGGCGCAACGATTCAGCGAGGTAGTCCAGCAGCTCCAGCCGGTCGCCGTCGCAGAAGACGAGGTCGTACCCGCCGTCGGCGAGCCTGGGCAGCACTTCCAGCGCGCGTCCGGGGATGAACCGCGCCCGGTTGCCGGCGAAGCCCGCGGCGCGGAACGCCTCCCGGGCGAACTGCTGGAGCTCCGGTACCGGATCCACGGTGGTCAGCACGCCGTCGGGGCGCATGCCCCGGAGGAGGTAGATCCCGGACACTCCCGTGCCCGTCCCGATCTCCGCCACCGCCTTGGCGTCGGCCGCCGCCGCCAGCAGTCGCAGAGCGGCGCCGGTGCCTGGAGACACCGAGGGCAGCGCCGCGTCCCGGGCCCGATCACGGGCCCAGCGCAATGCTTCGTCCTCGGCGACGAAGGCGTCGGCGAACGCCCAGCTCGTCTGCCGGTTGGCGGTAATGGCCCTCTCCTGTTCCCGTAGTCGGCGCAACGGTGACTGTATCCGCTGCGCCCGGGAACCCGCAGATGGGATGGGGCGTTGAGAAGAGGCGTAGGCGCGGTCGTGCGGGGGCGCAGGTAATGGGTGGGTGGGTGCCGCCGACCCCAAATTCGCGTAAAGATTCTTATCCGGAGCTAACGGGCGAGGTGGCTATGGTAGGGGCTCCACTGGACACCACCAGAGCCGACAGGGGAGGTGCGGCTGCGCCTGTGGATCGGAAAGGGGTGCTGCGGCGCCTGCTCCGGTCGGCGGGTGAGCCGAAATCCGTGACCGACACCGCTGACGAAACCCGCTCCAGCCAGGCCGACCCCGTATCCACCGCGACCTTCGCACCGGCTGCGGAATCGACCGTGTGGACCCCTCCCACCTGGGAGGACATCGTCAGTACGCACAGCGGCCGGGTCTACCGCCTCGCCTACCGTCTGACCGGAAACCAGCACGACGCGGAAGACCTCACCCAGGAAGTCTTCGTCCGGGTCTTCCGTTCCCTGGCCACCTATACGCCGGGGACCTTCGAGGGCTGGCTGCACCGCATCACCACGAACCTGTTCCTGGACATGGTCCGCCGCAAGCAGCGGATCCGTTTCGACGCGCTCGGTGACGACGCGGCGGAGCGGCTGCCCAGCCGGGAGCCGTCGCCGCAACAGGTCTTCCACGACACCCACTTCGACGCGGACGTGCAGCAGGCGCTGGACACCCTCGCCCCCGAGTTCCGCGCCGCCGTGGTGCTCTGCGACATCGAGGGGCTCTCCTACGAGGAGATCGCCGCGACGCTCGGCGTCAAGCTCGGCACCGTCCGCAGCCGTATCCACCGAGGGCGCTCGCATCTGCGCAAGGCGCTGCAGCACCGCTCCCCGGAGGCGCGCGCCGAGCAGCGTGACCCGGCCGGTTTCGCGGCAGCGGTGACAGGGGCGGGGGAGGGCGGTGCGCAGTGAGCGGCATCGGTCCTTCCCCCGCGGAGCAGCACTTGGGGGACCGGCTCGCGGCCCTGATCGACGGCGAGCTGAAACACGACACACGTGACCGGGTTCTCGCGCACCTGGCGACCTGTCCCAAGTGCAAGGCGGAGGCCGACGCGCAGCGCCGGCTGAAGAGTGTGTTCGCGGCGACCGCTCCTCCGCCGCCGTCTGAAGGGTTCCTCGCACGCTTGCAGGGCTTGCCCGGCGGGCCGCCCGCCGGGCGGCCCGCCGATGACGACCTGTCGCGAGGCCCCTTCGGCGGAGGGCGTCTTCCCGACGGTGTCTTCGGTATGAGGCCGGAAGGCTTCCCCGACCCCGGGTTCCGGATCCATGAGGTGGGGCGGCAGGAGGCCGAGCGCTCGGTGTGGCGCGGTCGCAGGCTGGCGCTGACGGCGGCGAGCGCGGTGTCGTTCGCCGCGATCGCCCTGAGCGGGACGCTGCCGATGGGCGCCCCGGGCGATGGCGCGGCTCGCGGGGACGGACGGGGCAACAACGTCACTCCGCAGCGGAGCGCGAACCCCAACCCGGTGTCGGGCGCCGACGCGCGGCGCCGCGGTGTCGGGGCCCAGCAGGCGGCCGGTACCGGCGGCACCGCCTCGTTGTCTCCGGTGCGGCCCCTGACCCAGCCGTTCGTGCCGTCGGACCTGTTCTCCCCGACGCCACCAGCGCTGATACGCCCCATGGACTCCGCCTACCGGCTGGCGGATGCCGCGGAGTCGGCGCCTGCCGCCGACCCGCACCCCACGCGGCTCGTCGCGCGCGACGCGCGCTGACGCCCGGAAGCCGGGTGATCCGCCCGGCTTCCCGGTTGCCCGCACTGTGTGACGCCATGCGCAAACCTGGTTGAATCCAGGTTGGGGTGCCCCCGGGCGGGGCGCATGGACGAGCTGTTGCGGGGAGCGCATGGAGCACGGGAAGCAGACGGGGCCGAAGCCGAAGTGGTGGAGCCGCCCCGGTGGAGCCGCCCCGGAGCCCGGTCTCACGGATACGGTCCCGGCCCCTGCCGCCCGTCCCGTGGATGATCGGTCCGAGTACACCCTGGCGGCGCCCGAGCCCGCGCCGATGGCCACCCAGCCGCCCACGGTGCCGTCCCTCACGGCGCCTCCGCCGGAGCCCGCTCCCGGCGTACCCGCGCCGACGGTGCCGGGCCCCAGGACGGACCAGCCCGTGTTCGAGGCCGCCCAGCCCCAGGCGGGCGCCCCCGCTCCCGATGCCCCGGCGCCCACCATTCCGGCCCAGGCGACCGGTGGGCAGCCGCCGCAGGACCTCGACGAGAGCCACACGCCGCCCTACGGAGGCACCGGACCATGGGCTTCTGCCCCGCCGGTCCAGCACCCGCTCGGCACTCCCGCGCACGGCACCGCCGTACCCGCGCAGCCTCCGGCTCCGGCCGGCTACGGCCCACCCGCGCCGACCGCACCCGCCCCGGCACCCCTCGCACCTACCGCGGCGCCGCCCCAGCCGCAGCAGTGGGCGCAGTACGACCCGTGGAGCACTCCCGGCACGGCCACCCTGAGCCAGACCGGTGAGCCGCCGAAGAAGAAGCGCAGGGGCTCCGCCGTCGCGATCCTCCTGGCCTTCGGGCTGGTCACCGGGGTCGCCGGAGGAGCCGTCGGCGCCTATCTGGAGCGCAACGGAGGCAGCCTCACCACACTGGAACTGCCCCAGGCCGCCGCCGACAACTCAGGACGGGCGCCCGGCAGCGTCGCGGGCATCGCGGCCAGCGCCCTCCCCGGTGTCGTCACCCTGCATGTGACCGGGAGCAGCGAGTCCGGCACCGGCACCGGCTTCGTGCTCGACAAGCAGGGGCATATCCTCACCAACAACCATGTGGTCGCCCCGGCCGGCGGCTCCGGCGAGATCAGCGTCACCTTCAGTGGCGGCGAGACGGCCGAGGCCAAGCTGGTCGGCAAGGACAGCGGGTACGACCTGGCGGTCGTGAAGGTCAGCGGAGTGTCCGGGCTCAAGCCGCTGCCCCTCGGAAACTCCGACAGCGTCCGGGTCGGCGACCCGGTCGTGGCCATCGGCGCTCCCTTCGACCTGCAGAACACCGTCACGGCCGGAATCATCAGCGCCAAGGAGCGCCCCATCACCGCGGGCGGTGAGAAGGGCGACGGCAGCGACGTCAGCTATGTCGACGCGCTCCAGACCGACGCCCCCATCAACCCGGGCAACTCCGGCGGCCCGCTCGTGGACGCCAAGGCCCGGGTGATCGGTATCAACAGTGCCATCAGGGCGGCGGGCAGTGGCACCGATTCCGAGAGGGACGGGGGCCAGGCAGGTTCCATCGGGCTCGGTTTCGCCATCCCGATCAACCAGGGCAAGCGGGTCGCCGAAGAGCTGATCAACACGGGCAAGGCCACCCATCCCGTGATCGGTGTCAGCCTCGACATGCAGTACACCGGCGACGGAGCCCGGGTCAGCGAGAAGAGCCGGGACGGCTCGTCCTCGATCACCCCCGGCGGCCCGGCCGCCAAGGCCGGCATCCGCCCAGGAGACGTCATCACCAAGGTGGACGGCCAGCGGGTGCACAACGGCGAGGAGCTCATCGTGAAGATCCGCGCCCATAGGCCCGGCGACAAGCTGAAACTCACCGTGACGCGCGGCGGCAAGGAGCAGGCCAGGACTCTGACCCTTGGTTCATCCAGCGGTACGTAACGGACACCCCGGAGGTACCGCCCCGACGGATTCGCCGGGTACCGTGGACCAGGTCGCCGAATGCGCGGTCGGGCGGGACACGGAGAACACGAACACAAGGAGCAGCAGGTGTTCAATGACATAGGCGCACTCGAGCTGGTCACGCTCGTGGTGCTCGCCGTGCTCGTCTTCGGCCCGGACAAGCTGCCGAAGGTCGTC
This DNA window, taken from Streptomyces sp. SCSIO 30461, encodes the following:
- a CDS encoding DivIVA domain-containing protein gives rise to the protein MFWFLLIAMVVVVAAVTLAVVGGGGSEILPDAAPEQLVDPLPVARPVGRADIEALRLPLAPRGYRMADVDDVLDRLGAEIAERDARILQLESALAEPRQSGGGMSDKRPEPGPGEQGGGVSGGMFDEEPEPGGRSEPEPGERQGDLFDKRPEPGPDEEQR
- a CDS encoding DNA-3-methyladenine glycosylase I is translated as MTGGGAITGPDGRLRCPWGVSTPDYVAYHDEEWGRPVHGDDALFERLSLEAFQSGLSWITILRRRETFRKAFDGFRVAAVAGFTEADQERLLSDPGIIRNRAKVEATLANARVLAEWSPGELDTLVWSYAPDPAARPVPRTTADVPAVTDESKALSRDLKKRGLRFIGPTTAYALMQACGLVDDHLADCVARRA
- a CDS encoding DUF3117 domain-containing protein; the protein is MAAMKPRTGDGPLEVTKEGRGIVMRVPLEGGGRLVVELTPDEADALGDALKKVVG
- a CDS encoding enoyl-CoA hydratase-related protein, which gives rise to MADTVLYEVNDGLATITINRPEAMNAMNVEAKEALRDSLRAAAADTAVRAVLLTATGKAFCVGQDLKEHVTLLMSDKQQGTRHTMITVRDHYNPIVRALTEMRKPVVAGVNGVAAGAGFGFALAADYRVVADSAKFTTAFAGVALTADSGVSWTLPRLIGASRAADLLFFPRSISAQEAYDLGIANRVVPADRLAAEAESVARDLADGPTVAYAAIKESLAFGSSHSLADSLEKEDELQSLAGASEDHGIAVQAFLDKEKPRYLGR
- a CDS encoding class I SAM-dependent methyltransferase, translating into MRRLREQERAITANRQTSWAFADAFVAEDEALRWARDRARDAALPSVSPGTGAALRLLAAAADAKAVAEIGTGTGVSGIYLLRGMRPDGVLTTVDPVPELQQFAREAFRAAGFAGNRARFIPGRALEVLPRLADGGYDLVFCDGDRLELLDYLAESLRLLRPGGLVCFEGAFADGRTVDAAAQPVDVLRMRELLRAVRESEVLLPSLLPVGDGLLCAVRRG
- the sigE gene encoding RNA polymerase sigma factor SigE; translated protein: MVGAPLDTTRADRGGAAAPVDRKGVLRRLLRSAGEPKSVTDTADETRSSQADPVSTATFAPAAESTVWTPPTWEDIVSTHSGRVYRLAYRLTGNQHDAEDLTQEVFVRVFRSLATYTPGTFEGWLHRITTNLFLDMVRRKQRIRFDALGDDAAERLPSREPSPQQVFHDTHFDADVQQALDTLAPEFRAAVVLCDIEGLSYEEIAATLGVKLGTVRSRIHRGRSHLRKALQHRSPEARAEQRDPAGFAAAVTGAGEGGAQ
- a CDS encoding zf-HC2 domain-containing protein; its protein translation is MSGIGPSPAEQHLGDRLAALIDGELKHDTRDRVLAHLATCPKCKAEADAQRRLKSVFAATAPPPPSEGFLARLQGLPGGPPAGRPADDDLSRGPFGGGRLPDGVFGMRPEGFPDPGFRIHEVGRQEAERSVWRGRRLALTAASAVSFAAIALSGTLPMGAPGDGAARGDGRGNNVTPQRSANPNPVSGADARRRGVGAQQAAGTGGTASLSPVRPLTQPFVPSDLFSPTPPALIRPMDSAYRLADAAESAPAADPHPTRLVARDAR
- a CDS encoding trypsin-like peptidase domain-containing protein, whose protein sequence is MEHGKQTGPKPKWWSRPGGAAPEPGLTDTVPAPAARPVDDRSEYTLAAPEPAPMATQPPTVPSLTAPPPEPAPGVPAPTVPGPRTDQPVFEAAQPQAGAPAPDAPAPTIPAQATGGQPPQDLDESHTPPYGGTGPWASAPPVQHPLGTPAHGTAVPAQPPAPAGYGPPAPTAPAPAPLAPTAAPPQPQQWAQYDPWSTPGTATLSQTGEPPKKKRRGSAVAILLAFGLVTGVAGGAVGAYLERNGGSLTTLELPQAAADNSGRAPGSVAGIAASALPGVVTLHVTGSSESGTGTGFVLDKQGHILTNNHVVAPAGGSGEISVTFSGGETAEAKLVGKDSGYDLAVVKVSGVSGLKPLPLGNSDSVRVGDPVVAIGAPFDLQNTVTAGIISAKERPITAGGEKGDGSDVSYVDALQTDAPINPGNSGGPLVDAKARVIGINSAIRAAGSGTDSERDGGQAGSIGLGFAIPINQGKRVAEELINTGKATHPVIGVSLDMQYTGDGARVSEKSRDGSSSITPGGPAAKAGIRPGDVITKVDGQRVHNGEELIVKIRAHRPGDKLKLTVTRGGKEQARTLTLGSSSGT